One Succinispira mobilis DSM 6222 genomic window carries:
- a CDS encoding flavodoxin family protein, with translation MKNILIISTSPRKGGNSEILADEFKRGALESGHSVEEICLYDQNIGFCKGCLACQTTKKCVIDDDANAIGEKMLHADTIVFATPIYFYEMCGQMKTLLDRSNPLFPQKYAFRDIYLLAASADVDPASMDGAVKGLQGWIDCFDLTNLAGVVRGVGATKPGDICNSPSILKEAYQMGKNV, from the coding sequence ATGAAAAATATACTAATTATATCCACCAGCCCGCGCAAAGGGGGGAATTCTGAAATATTAGCTGATGAGTTCAAGCGAGGCGCTCTTGAAAGCGGGCATAGCGTAGAAGAAATCTGTCTGTATGACCAAAATATTGGCTTTTGCAAAGGTTGTCTTGCTTGTCAGACTACTAAGAAGTGCGTAATAGACGACGATGCAAATGCAATTGGCGAAAAAATGCTTCATGCCGACACGATAGTCTTCGCAACACCAATATATTTTTATGAAATGTGTGGGCAGATGAAAACCTTGCTGGATCGTTCTAATCCTCTTTTTCCTCAGAAGTATGCTTTTCGCGACATTTATTTGCTGGCAGCATCAGCTGATGTAGATCCGGCTTCTATGGATGGTGCAGTAAAGGGCTTGCAAGGATGGATCGATTGCTTTGATCTGACAAATTTGGCAGGGGTTGTGCGCGGAGTTGGAGCAACTAAGCCGGGAGATATCTGTAATTCGCCGTCGATCTTGAAAGAAGCTTATCAAATGGGAAAAAACGTTTGA
- a CDS encoding DUF362 domain-containing protein produces MSSKVYFANLRARTDKSNKISKIRNLFDRAGFSELIQPDGLTAVKLTFGERGSDGFISPVFVRQVVDKIKERGAKPFLTDTNTLYSGSRHNAVEHLLTALEHGFDYTVTGAPIIIADGLRSENIAEVQIGKKHFDKVKLAKDIVSADSAIVLSHFKAHEMAGFGGAIKNLAMGGAPATGKKEQHALKIMVDQEKCVGCNKCSAVCPEQAITVSDKKASVAEDKCIGCGECLTVCPVKATGMDWATDLTAFLERMTEYGYGFAKAHEKRIGYINFLLNITPDCDCVPWSDAPIVPDIGFLASTDPVAIDPASYDLVNQQLGFSNSFLSCNCEAGADKFHGLRAHVDGTIQLKYGEEIGMGSRDYELVVL; encoded by the coding sequence GTGTCCAGCAAAGTATATTTCGCAAATTTGAGAGCAAGAACAGATAAAAGCAATAAAATCAGCAAAATTAGGAACCTGTTTGACCGCGCCGGTTTCAGTGAGCTGATTCAACCGGATGGTCTTACGGCTGTAAAGTTGACCTTTGGTGAACGCGGCAGTGATGGCTTTATTAGTCCTGTTTTTGTGCGCCAGGTTGTTGACAAAATAAAAGAACGGGGAGCCAAGCCTTTTTTGACCGACACCAACACTCTCTATTCGGGAAGTCGGCATAATGCGGTCGAACATCTGCTGACTGCATTGGAACATGGCTTTGATTATACGGTCACCGGGGCGCCCATTATCATAGCTGATGGATTACGCAGCGAAAATATTGCTGAGGTGCAAATAGGTAAAAAACACTTTGATAAGGTGAAACTGGCTAAAGACATTGTCAGTGCCGACAGCGCAATCGTATTGTCTCACTTTAAGGCGCATGAGATGGCGGGCTTCGGCGGAGCAATAAAAAACCTTGCTATGGGTGGAGCACCGGCAACTGGAAAAAAAGAGCAGCATGCTCTCAAGATTATGGTTGATCAAGAAAAATGCGTTGGCTGTAATAAATGCAGCGCGGTGTGTCCTGAACAGGCGATTACTGTGAGTGATAAGAAAGCAAGTGTCGCTGAAGATAAATGCATTGGCTGCGGCGAATGCCTGACCGTTTGTCCTGTAAAGGCCACAGGGATGGACTGGGCAACAGACTTAACGGCATTTCTTGAGCGCATGACTGAATATGGGTATGGATTTGCCAAGGCTCATGAAAAGCGGATTGGCTATATCAACTTTCTGTTAAACATTACTCCTGATTGTGATTGTGTGCCCTGGAGCGACGCACCGATCGTTCCCGATATCGGCTTTTTAGCTTCCACTGATCCTGTGGCCATTGATCCAGCGAGCTACGATCTGGTAAACCAGCAACTTGGCTTTTCAAATTCTTTTCTGTCATGTAATTGCGAAGCTGGTGCGGATAAATTCCACGGTTTGCGCGCCCACGTCGACGGAACCATACAACTCAAATACGGAGAAGAGATTGGCATGGGCAGTCGTGATTATGAATTAGTCGTCTTGTAG
- a CDS encoding flavodoxin family protein, protein MYIIAINGSPRKNGNTATLLNKALEGAASQGATTELINLYDLNFKGCVSCFACKLKGGKSYGKCAYKDDLTPVLEKIESADAVILGSPIYFGEVTGEMRSFIERLIFQYLVYDKNYSSLNEKKKPIGLIYTGNVPESMIKEVEYDRILSRYENLFEKFMGPTESLFVTDTYQFSDYSKYVATAFDESAKAKRRQEEFPKDCEKAFEMGIRFVSNTLE, encoded by the coding sequence ATGTATATAATTGCTATAAACGGAAGCCCAAGAAAAAACGGAAATACCGCAACTCTATTAAATAAAGCTCTGGAAGGGGCAGCTTCTCAAGGGGCGACTACAGAACTAATTAATCTGTATGACCTCAACTTCAAAGGCTGTGTGAGCTGTTTCGCCTGTAAGCTAAAAGGCGGGAAAAGCTACGGTAAGTGCGCTTATAAGGATGACTTAACCCCCGTGTTGGAAAAAATCGAGAGTGCTGATGCCGTTATTCTTGGCTCACCTATCTACTTTGGTGAGGTTACTGGTGAGATGAGGTCATTCATTGAAAGATTAATTTTTCAGTATCTCGTATATGATAAAAACTACTCCTCGCTTAATGAGAAGAAAAAACCGATAGGCTTGATTTACACAGGGAATGTACCAGAAAGCATGATAAAAGAGGTAGAGTATGACCGAATTCTATCTCGATATGAAAATTTATTCGAGAAATTTATGGGGCCAACAGAATCTCTATTTGTTACTGATACATATCAGTTTAGTGATTATTCTAAGTACGTTGCAACGGCCTTCGACGAATCGGCGAAGGCCAAAAGACGGCAAGAGGAATTTCCCAAGGACTGTGAAAAAGCCTTTGAAATGGGAATTAGATTTGTAAGTAATACGCTCGAATAA
- a CDS encoding zinc ribbon domain-containing protein, translating to MLQKSLTSTPFAGRVICGSCDQVFGRKVWNSTDERLRRIIWRCNGKYPSKGKRGCESKHFDDGVLYQAFVNVFNMMVENKDYFIDKWKRMRESDSSLQRYKAKQFAKIIAERGRIKEFDVELYFALTEKVVVHGEGRLMVVLLDGTEVECTFE from the coding sequence GTGTTACAAAAAAGCTTGACCAGTACACCCTTTGCTGGTAGAGTTATTTGCGGTTCTTGCGATCAAGTTTTTGGCAGGAAGGTATGGAACTCTACTGATGAAAGGCTTAGAAGAATTATCTGGCGATGCAATGGCAAGTATCCATCAAAAGGTAAAAGGGGTTGTGAGAGCAAGCATTTTGACGATGGGGTTTTGTATCAGGCATTTGTAAATGTGTTCAATATGATGGTCGAAAACAAGGATTATTTTATCGACAAATGGAAAAGAATGCGGGAAAGTGATAGTTCGCTTCAACGCTACAAAGCAAAGCAGTTTGCAAAAATCATAGCGGAGAGAGGACGGATCAAAGAATTTGATGTTGAACTGTACTTTGCGCTGACGGAAAAAGTAGTAGTTCATGGTGAAGGCAGATTGATGGTGGTTTTGCTTGACGGCACAGAAGTCGAGTGTACATTTGAATAG
- a CDS encoding cyclophilin-like fold protein, whose protein sequence is MKIKGLNRFLLLLLSVLLAFLLAACGFTKNSGVTAVNNSVAENSESPTSNSKPLTESNHSKQTGNVESEKMINAKITVGDKVFPVKLYNNETTRALIVKLPMTVSMTELNGREKYYHLSENLPVKSTETPATIHAGEIMCWSSNSLVLFYNTFSNSNGGYVRLGYIEDISGLKEVLGKGDVQVTFEISN, encoded by the coding sequence GTGAAAATAAAAGGGTTAAATAGATTCCTCCTGTTGTTGCTATCGGTTCTTTTGGCGTTCCTACTAGCTGCTTGTGGCTTTACCAAGAATTCAGGGGTAACAGCCGTAAACAATTCAGTTGCTGAAAATTCGGAATCGCCAACGTCAAATTCTAAACCACTTACAGAAAGTAACCATAGCAAACAAACCGGCAATGTTGAAAGTGAGAAAATGATAAACGCAAAGATTACGGTTGGTGACAAGGTGTTCCCTGTGAAGCTTTATAATAACGAAACAACAAGAGCTTTGATTGTGAAGTTGCCGATGACTGTTAGTATGACTGAACTGAATGGCCGGGAGAAATATTATCATTTATCGGAGAATTTGCCTGTCAAATCGACAGAGACGCCTGCAACCATTCATGCGGGAGAGATCATGTGTTGGTCATCTAATAGCCTGGTACTATTTTATAATACGTTTTCCAATTCAAATGGTGGATACGTCAGACTTGGTTATATAGAAGACATTTCCGGGTTGAAAGAGGTCCTGGGAAAGGGAGATGTACAGGTTACATTTGAAATCAGCAATTGA
- a CDS encoding MBL fold metallo-hydrolase, which produces MTLILLLIIAVLLLGTALYLQHPKFGSLPDGARLEKLESSPHYSNGKFQNLVPTTVVVNERNLLSLWWDFLFAKKERLTPSESIPAVKTDLKTLDISKDVVIWLGHSSYYMQLGGKRILIDPVFSAYASPVSFANKAFAGTNLYTAQDMPEIDCLVVSHDHWDHLDYSSIIALKSKINHVVCGLGVGNYFAQWGFEEKRIHEADWYEQVPLEDNLLVHVLPARHYSGRMLSKDKTLWIGAAFVTRERRVFFSGDSGYGPHFKEIGEEFRGFDLAILDAGQYDPNWSLIHMTPEEAAQAAGELQTHSLLLGHIGKFAIANHPWDEPFQRIVSASQNKTYQLLTPLIGEIVELANSQKVFSRWWEQVE; this is translated from the coding sequence ATGACGTTGATTTTATTACTGATTATCGCGGTTCTACTTCTTGGCACCGCTCTGTATCTTCAGCATCCTAAGTTTGGTTCTTTACCCGATGGAGCTAGATTGGAGAAGCTGGAAAGCTCGCCGCATTATTCAAATGGGAAATTTCAAAACCTAGTTCCTACTACGGTGGTTGTCAACGAACGAAATTTACTTTCATTATGGTGGGATTTCCTTTTTGCTAAAAAAGAGCGGCTAACGCCGAGCGAATCTATTCCTGCAGTAAAAACGGATTTAAAGACATTGGATATCTCCAAGGATGTGGTAATATGGCTTGGCCATTCTTCATACTACATGCAGCTTGGCGGGAAAAGAATATTGATCGATCCTGTATTCAGCGCGTATGCATCGCCTGTTTCGTTCGCCAATAAGGCCTTTGCAGGAACCAACCTCTATACGGCTCAAGATATGCCGGAAATCGATTGCTTGGTTGTTTCCCACGACCACTGGGATCATTTGGATTATTCTTCGATTATTGCGCTAAAATCTAAGATTAATCATGTGGTTTGTGGGTTAGGCGTGGGGAATTACTTTGCACAATGGGGATTTGAGGAAAAACGTATACATGAAGCAGATTGGTACGAACAAGTACCATTGGAAGACAACCTGCTTGTGCATGTCTTGCCGGCTCGCCACTATTCCGGACGAATGTTAAGCAAAGATAAGACATTGTGGATAGGGGCGGCTTTTGTGACGCGAGAGCGTCGAGTGTTTTTTAGTGGCGACAGCGGCTATGGACCTCATTTTAAGGAGATAGGGGAGGAGTTTCGCGGGTTCGATCTTGCGATTTTAGATGCGGGACAGTATGACCCTAACTGGTCATTAATTCATATGACGCCAGAAGAAGCGGCTCAAGCTGCTGGAGAATTGCAAACACATTCGTTATTACTAGGGCATATAGGCAAGTTTGCTATTGCAAATCACCCGTGGGATGAACCGTTTCAGCGTATTGTTTCGGCAAGTCAGAACAAAACGTATCAACTTCTTACACCCCTCATCGGAGAGATTGTCGAATTGGCAAATTCACAAAAAGTCTTTTCGCGATGGTGGGAACAGGTTGAGTAA
- a CDS encoding cupin domain-containing protein, with amino-acid sequence MSDLSNSVIFPKGNKMPEPYYKYFAGQAYLEMLVPGDKEFNCPIGNVTFEPGCRNNWHKHPGGQILLVTGGRGWYQEEGKIAREINAGDVVKIPANVKHWHGAARDSWLVHLSVETNSQAGPAEWLEPVTDEEYYKLNDKI; translated from the coding sequence ATGAGTGATTTAAGTAATAGTGTAATTTTCCCCAAAGGCAACAAAATGCCGGAGCCATACTATAAATACTTTGCCGGGCAAGCATATCTTGAGATGCTTGTACCAGGCGATAAGGAATTTAACTGTCCGATTGGCAATGTTACGTTTGAGCCGGGCTGCCGGAATAACTGGCACAAGCATCCAGGCGGTCAGATTCTCTTAGTTACAGGTGGCAGGGGCTGGTATCAGGAAGAGGGGAAAATAGCTCGCGAAATTAATGCAGGCGATGTAGTAAAGATCCCGGCAAATGTGAAACATTGGCACGGTGCTGCGAGAGATAGCTGGCTTGTACACCTTTCCGTTGAAACCAATAGCCAGGCGGGTCCGGCAGAATGGTTAGAACCTGTCACCGATGAAGAGTACTATAAGCTTAATGATAAAATTTAA
- a CDS encoding winged helix-turn-helix transcriptional regulator, which produces MWGGKWRWLIIYKLSENGILRYGELKRCLPPITHKMLSQELKELEAKKLIHREEYHQIPPKVEYSLTEKGKSLLPILDLMSKWGTENKSLI; this is translated from the coding sequence TTGTGGGGGGGGAAATGGCGGTGGCTTATAATTTATAAACTGTCCGAAAATGGGATTTTAAGATATGGTGAGTTAAAGAGATGTTTACCACCTATTACTCATAAGATGTTAAGTCAAGAGTTAAAAGAACTGGAGGCAAAAAAGCTGATTCATAGGGAAGAATACCATCAAATTCCGCCAAAAGTCGAATACTCTTTAACAGAAAAAGGGAAATCTTTACTTCCAATACTCGACCTTATGTCTAAATGGGGAACGGAGAATAAATCGCTCATATAA
- a CDS encoding MerR family transcriptional regulator: MLISEVSEKYGLTHDTLRYYERIGLIPPVKRRPNGIREYDDYSCGWIEFIHCMRKAGMPVETLVEYVQLYQQGPATKDARKELLLDEYRRLDERIVELQAVKERLLCKIDNYDHLEESVEIMDKDNKK; the protein is encoded by the coding sequence ATGCTTATCTCGGAAGTAAGTGAAAAATACGGGTTAACGCATGATACACTGCGTTATTACGAACGAATCGGCCTTATTCCTCCGGTTAAACGCAGGCCTAATGGAATTCGCGAATATGATGACTACAGCTGTGGATGGATTGAATTTATTCACTGCATGCGAAAAGCCGGTATGCCGGTAGAAACTCTTGTTGAGTATGTTCAACTTTATCAACAGGGGCCAGCTACCAAAGATGCTAGGAAGGAACTTTTGCTGGATGAGTATCGTCGATTGGACGAACGCATTGTGGAATTGCAGGCCGTTAAAGAACGTTTGCTGTGCAAAATTGACAATTACGATCATCTTGAGGAATCTGTAGAAATTATGGATAAAGATAATAAGAAATGA
- a CDS encoding DUF1905 domain-containing protein — translation MIKIIDNQELKLEYKKGFGAWTYHLRIPGTANIEGKWGFLKVSGTIDGYEIESINLAPRKNEDKIISINKKIRDAIGKSGGDTVHVTLFLHD, via the coding sequence ATGATAAAAATAATTGATAATCAAGAACTCAAATTGGAATATAAAAAAGGATTCGGGGCGTGGACATATCACCTTAGAATTCCTGGCACAGCTAATATTGAAGGTAAATGGGGTTTTCTAAAGGTATCTGGGACCATTGATGGTTATGAAATAGAAAGCATTAATTTGGCTCCAAGGAAAAATGAAGACAAGATAATCTCGATCAATAAAAAAATCAGAGATGCAATAGGTAAAAGCGGTGGAGATACAGTTCATGTGACTTTATTTTTGCACGATTAA
- a CDS encoding alpha/beta hydrolase has protein sequence MKTSIITRSLHLLKTLALGVLLSVAGVGVASAADMSNGADNFYKSDNVTMQRVTFKNQYNMKVVGNLFIPKDFNQNAKNPAIIVGHPMGAVKEQSANLYATKMAEQGFVTLSLDLSFWGESEGLPRNAVSPDIYAEDFSAAVDFLGTRPFVDRERIGVIGICGSGSFAISAAKIDPRMKAIATVSMYDMGAANRNALHHSLSIEQRKQIIAEAAEQRYVEFTGGETKYTSGTTHELNENTHPIQREFYDFYRTPRGEFTSKGSSPKLTTHPTFTSNVKFMNFYPFNDIETISPRPMLFIAGENAHSREFSEDAYKLAAEPKELYIVPGAGHVDLYDRVDLIPFAKLTSFFKENLK, from the coding sequence ATGAAAACGTCTATTATTACTCGAAGCCTTCATTTATTAAAGACGCTAGCGTTAGGTGTGCTCTTGTCGGTAGCCGGCGTTGGCGTTGCATCCGCGGCAGACATGTCCAATGGAGCAGACAACTTTTATAAGAGCGACAATGTAACCATGCAAAGGGTTACATTTAAAAACCAATATAATATGAAAGTTGTAGGGAATCTTTTTATTCCCAAAGATTTTAATCAGAACGCCAAAAATCCCGCGATCATTGTCGGGCATCCTATGGGCGCGGTAAAAGAACAAAGCGCCAATCTATATGCCACGAAAATGGCTGAACAGGGCTTCGTTACTTTGTCCTTAGATTTGTCTTTCTGGGGAGAGAGTGAGGGGCTGCCTCGCAACGCTGTTTCGCCGGATATCTATGCCGAAGATTTCAGTGCTGCGGTGGATTTTCTGGGTACCCGCCCGTTTGTTGACAGGGAACGGATAGGTGTTATCGGAATTTGTGGCAGCGGGAGCTTTGCTATCAGCGCCGCCAAGATCGATCCGCGCATGAAAGCCATCGCCACAGTCAGCATGTACGATATGGGTGCCGCCAACCGCAACGCTTTGCACCACTCACTTAGCATTGAGCAGCGAAAGCAAATCATCGCGGAAGCAGCAGAGCAACGCTACGTAGAATTCACTGGCGGTGAAACCAAGTACACCAGTGGGACAACGCATGAGTTGAATGAGAACACCCACCCCATTCAGCGTGAATTTTATGATTTCTATCGCACTCCAAGGGGCGAATTCACTTCTAAAGGCTCATCACCAAAGCTGACGACGCACCCGACGTTTACCAGCAATGTTAAATTCATGAATTTTTACCCTTTCAATGACATCGAAACCATTTCTCCTCGCCCCATGCTTTTTATCGCGGGCGAGAACGCTCATTCCCGAGAGTTTAGCGAAGACGCCTATAAGCTGGCAGCCGAACCGAAGGAACTCTACATTGTTCCGGGCGCAGGTCATGTGGATCTGTACGACCGGGTAGATTTAATTCCCTTTGCCAAGCTCACATCCTTCTTCAAAGAAAATCTGAAATAG
- a CDS encoding helix-turn-helix domain-containing protein: MKNSDMIRLLCEQMNISVSELARRLGQSPQNFGKKLKRETITLEELKSVSDVMDVKFEQTFILPDGKEIKTGNE, from the coding sequence ATGAAAAACTCCGACATGATACGACTGCTATGTGAACAAATGAATATCAGTGTCTCCGAATTGGCTAGACGATTAGGTCAGTCGCCGCAGAACTTCGGGAAGAAGCTGAAGCGTGAAACGATAACATTAGAAGAGCTTAAGTCCGTATCAGATGTGATGGATGTTAAGTTTGAACAGACTTTCATTTTGCCGGATGGCAAAGAAATAAAAACAGGAAATGAGTAA
- a CDS encoding alpha/beta hydrolase, with product MKKKTIFTTSLKMLATMTLGLVLSMNGVDAAVASDKHSATDNLIDGRTFPPSDKVIIEKVSYKNRYGITVAADLYVPKNLDKTQKHAALVIGTPYGGVKEQGAGIYAQTMAERGFIAIAFDESYNGESSGEPKHISSPDIFTEDFSAGVDFLGTLPYVDREKIGAIGICGSGGFALTAAQVDHRIKAVATASMYDMSRVIRNGWKDSMTPEQRNKLLDQLGEQRWKDVDNGAPQLAPQFPAEIPEKSVDPITDEFFEYYVAPRGHHPNSIGAFTITSSMAFMNFPEMNYLDTISPRPILFIMGENAHSRYFTEDAYKQAAEPKELYIVKGARHIDLYDRKDMIPFDKLTEFFSSI from the coding sequence ATGAAAAAGAAAACAATTTTTACGACAAGCTTAAAAATGCTTGCAACTATGACTTTGGGACTGGTATTGTCTATGAACGGTGTTGATGCTGCGGTTGCATCGGACAAACATTCAGCAACCGATAATTTGATTGATGGGAGGACTTTCCCGCCTAGCGATAAAGTAATAATTGAAAAAGTCTCTTATAAAAACAGATATGGTATTACCGTTGCTGCAGATTTATATGTACCGAAGAATCTTGATAAAACCCAAAAACATGCAGCGCTGGTTATCGGTACGCCATATGGCGGTGTAAAGGAGCAGGGTGCTGGTATTTATGCGCAGACAATGGCTGAAAGAGGCTTTATCGCAATTGCATTTGACGAATCTTATAACGGCGAAAGTAGCGGAGAACCTAAACATATTTCTTCGCCAGACATATTTACAGAAGACTTTAGTGCAGGTGTAGATTTTTTAGGAACGCTTCCCTATGTAGACCGAGAAAAAATTGGTGCGATCGGCATTTGTGGAAGCGGTGGGTTTGCGCTTACCGCAGCACAGGTGGATCATCGAATTAAGGCAGTTGCTACCGCGAGCATGTATGATATGAGCCGTGTGATACGCAACGGTTGGAAAGACAGTATGACACCAGAACAACGAAATAAACTTCTGGATCAACTGGGTGAGCAGCGTTGGAAGGATGTGGACAATGGCGCACCCCAGTTAGCGCCGCAGTTCCCAGCGGAAATACCTGAGAAATCCGTAGATCCTATTACGGATGAGTTTTTTGAATACTATGTAGCGCCACGCGGACACCATCCAAATTCAATAGGCGCATTTACGATTACGAGTAGTATGGCGTTTATGAACTTCCCGGAGATGAACTATCTTGATACGATTTCGCCGCGGCCGATTTTGTTCATTATGGGTGAAAACGCGCACTCTCGCTACTTTACAGAAGACGCCTATAAACAGGCGGCTGAGCCAAAGGAATTATACATCGTTAAAGGGGCGAGACATATTGATTTGTATGATCGGAAAGATATGATTCCCTTTGACAAGTTAACTGAGTTTTTTTCAAGTATTTAA
- a CDS encoding MFS transporter: protein MKKRNNLIIFILTVGVFGILNTEMGIIGILPFVAEKFQVSISQAGLLVSLFALVVAISGPTMPLLFSGIDRKKVMLLVLGIFTAGNIVAIFAPNFVIALLARVIPAFFHPIYCSLAFSVAAASVKPEESPKAVAKVFIGVSAGMVIGVPVSNFIAAAVSLEMSMAFFALVTALALLATFFWVPSMPVERRLSYGEQVSVLKKSLTWISLIAVLLMNGAVFGVFSYLAKYLESVTHFSWNTISLVLFVYGMANILGSMLAGRLLTKNANKTVAAFPFFLGALYMLLFLVGEFAMPAALLIFIWGVLGGIGANINQYWVSTAAPEAPDFANGLFLTSANLGVTLGATVCGYFISEIGMEFVMLGGVVFSALSSVFIFMRLCRSQRDEKMTTEEAGEKSLA, encoded by the coding sequence TTGAAGAAACGAAATAATTTGATCATATTTATTTTAACTGTAGGAGTTTTTGGTATCCTAAATACTGAAATGGGAATAATTGGGATTTTGCCGTTTGTGGCGGAGAAGTTTCAAGTCAGTATATCACAGGCTGGTTTGCTCGTAAGTTTGTTTGCTTTGGTTGTTGCAATATCCGGCCCTACAATGCCTCTTTTGTTTTCTGGGATTGATCGTAAAAAAGTGATGTTGTTGGTGCTTGGAATTTTTACTGCAGGAAATATTGTCGCTATCTTTGCGCCTAATTTCGTAATTGCCCTGCTGGCGCGAGTGATCCCGGCTTTTTTTCATCCGATTTATTGTTCACTGGCCTTTTCAGTAGCGGCTGCCTCAGTTAAACCAGAGGAGTCTCCCAAAGCTGTGGCAAAAGTATTCATTGGCGTGTCAGCCGGAATGGTTATTGGCGTACCCGTGAGCAATTTCATTGCCGCTGCGGTTTCTCTTGAGATGTCTATGGCGTTTTTTGCCCTTGTCACTGCTCTGGCATTGCTGGCGACCTTTTTCTGGGTACCCTCTATGCCGGTAGAAAGGCGGCTGTCTTATGGGGAACAGGTAAGTGTGCTGAAAAAATCACTAACATGGATATCCCTTATCGCAGTGCTCCTTATGAATGGCGCCGTGTTTGGCGTGTTTAGCTATCTGGCAAAATATTTAGAATCGGTTACGCACTTTTCCTGGAATACAATTAGTTTGGTTCTATTTGTGTATGGAATGGCCAATATTCTCGGCAGTATGCTTGCCGGGCGCTTGCTTACTAAGAATGCAAACAAAACGGTAGCCGCTTTTCCGTTTTTCTTGGGAGCGCTTTATATGCTTCTATTTCTAGTAGGTGAATTTGCTATGCCTGCGGCGCTGCTTATTTTTATTTGGGGCGTTTTAGGAGGAATCGGGGCTAATATTAACCAGTATTGGGTTTCCACAGCTGCGCCGGAAGCGCCGGATTTTGCCAACGGGTTGTTTCTAACTTCCGCTAATTTAGGGGTGACGCTGGGTGCTACGGTATGTGGTTATTTCATATCCGAAATTGGCATGGAATTCGTTATGCTTGGAGGCGTGGTTTTTTCCGCGCTAAGCAGCGTCTTTATTTTTATGCGTCTCTGTCGTTCCCAAAGGGACGAAAAAATGACGACTGAGGAAGCGGGCGAAAAAAGCTTAGCGTAA
- a CDS encoding 6-carboxytetrahydropterin synthase, which translates to MKSFTTLDLQYAHRFYGFKGEAQYLHGHTGILTIEVEDTVNMGVNMVFPCNEIQKTAWEVLQNFDHALVLREDDPLLPAILGVYEAQGIRNGAPTNKQKGPAFKTELATAYPECRLVVTKETMTVEGMIKIVYDLLKDKLNIVKITFTSGVNGSTEEYEPQKDLIDRCPLCGIALNENGVCPKCGYKK; encoded by the coding sequence ATGAAAAGTTTTACTACGTTAGACTTACAATATGCACACAGGTTTTATGGGTTCAAAGGTGAAGCACAATATTTGCATGGACATACGGGAATATTGACTATTGAAGTTGAAGATACTGTCAACATGGGGGTCAATATGGTCTTCCCATGTAATGAAATTCAGAAAACCGCTTGGGAAGTATTACAAAACTTTGACCACGCACTGGTTTTAAGGGAAGACGATCCTTTGCTTCCAGCAATTCTGGGCGTTTACGAAGCACAAGGCATTAGGAATGGTGCACCAACCAATAAGCAAAAGGGTCCAGCTTTCAAAACGGAACTGGCAACGGCTTATCCGGAATGTCGGTTAGTTGTTACGAAAGAAACAATGACCGTTGAAGGCATGATTAAAATAGTTTACGATTTACTGAAAGATAAACTAAATATAGTTAAAATTACGTTTACAAGCGGAGTAAATGGCTCTACAGAAGAATATGAGCCCCAAAAGGATTTAATAGACCGTTGCCCATTATGCGGCATTGCATTAAACGAAAATGGTGTCTGCCCTAAATGCGGATACAAGAAATAG